In Carya illinoinensis cultivar Pawnee chromosome 7, C.illinoinensisPawnee_v1, whole genome shotgun sequence, the following are encoded in one genomic region:
- the LOC122314819 gene encoding uncharacterized protein LOC122314819 isoform X1 → MEIQGTEITRKRMKPAMEEKGLDGADSEIVEREVFQTDIAGSEEVELNINHILEKIERFTELVSELLESGKTIFKELVNEFEERLITIHKEQMEKWQEEIKDLRLLDASNEEANALMHNARFLLQNAHIDS, encoded by the exons ATGGAAATTCAAGGAACTGAAATTACGAGGAAACGCATGAAACCAGCT ATGGAAGAGAAGGGATTAGATGGAGCAGATTCAGAGATTGTAGAAAGGGAAGTGTTCCAGACAGACATTGCTGGATCTGAGGAGGTGGAACTTAATATCAATCACATTCTCGAAAAGATTGAACGCTTCACCGAGCTG GTTTCTGAGCTGCTGGAATCAGGGAAGACAATCTTTAAGGAACTGGTTAACGAATTTGAGGAGCGGCTGATTAC GATACATAAGGAACAAATGGAGAAATGGCAGGAAGAAATTAAAGACTTGCGGTTGCTGGATGCATCAAATGAGGAGGCTAATGCTCTTATGCATAATGCTCGATTCTTACTACAGAATGCTCACATTGACTCTTGA
- the LOC122314819 gene encoding uncharacterized protein LOC122314819 isoform X2, with product MEEKGLDGADSEIVEREVFQTDIAGSEEVELNINHILEKIERFTELVSELLESGKTIFKELVNEFEERLITIHKEQMEKWQEEIKDLRLLDASNEEANALMHNARFLLQNAHIDS from the exons ATGGAAGAGAAGGGATTAGATGGAGCAGATTCAGAGATTGTAGAAAGGGAAGTGTTCCAGACAGACATTGCTGGATCTGAGGAGGTGGAACTTAATATCAATCACATTCTCGAAAAGATTGAACGCTTCACCGAGCTG GTTTCTGAGCTGCTGGAATCAGGGAAGACAATCTTTAAGGAACTGGTTAACGAATTTGAGGAGCGGCTGATTAC GATACATAAGGAACAAATGGAGAAATGGCAGGAAGAAATTAAAGACTTGCGGTTGCTGGATGCATCAAATGAGGAGGCTAATGCTCTTATGCATAATGCTCGATTCTTACTACAGAATGCTCACATTGACTCTTGA